Proteins encoded in a region of the Nitrospirota bacterium genome:
- a CDS encoding ubiquinol-cytochrome c reductase iron-sulfur subunit: MSEQSGFLEKGGDHTPVGSRRRFFAWVTRVAAGLIGLGLAIPLAGYVISPALKRRAQSWVEVGRLDTLPEGEPTQLEYVTIARDGYMEAKTQKAVWAVKQPDGAVTIFAPLCTHLGCGYHWDTTDRQFKCPCHGSVYDVTGEVLAGPAPRALDRLPVQIEEGRVLVMYKEFKAGLSKTVEL; the protein is encoded by the coding sequence GTGAGTGAGCAATCGGGGTTTCTTGAAAAAGGGGGGGACCATACGCCTGTCGGTTCGAGGCGGAGGTTTTTTGCCTGGGTGACGAGGGTTGCGGCAGGCCTCATCGGGCTCGGGCTCGCGATCCCCTTGGCAGGCTATGTGATTTCTCCCGCGCTGAAGCGCAGGGCCCAATCGTGGGTTGAGGTTGGCCGTCTCGATACCTTGCCGGAAGGCGAACCCACTCAGCTAGAGTATGTGACGATCGCCAGAGACGGGTACATGGAGGCCAAGACCCAGAAGGCCGTCTGGGCGGTGAAGCAGCCGGACGGAGCCGTCACCATATTCGCGCCTCTGTGCACGCATTTGGGGTGCGGCTACCATTGGGATACGACGGACCGGCAGTTCAAATGCCCCTGTCATGGCAGCGTCTACGATGTGACGGGAGAAGTGTTAGCCGGTCCGGCACCCCGTGCCTTGGACCGCTTGCCGGTACAAATTGAAGAAGGACGGGTGCTCGTCATGTACAAAGAGTTCAAGGCGGGTCTATCGAAGACGGTGGAACTATAG
- a CDS encoding cytochrome b N-terminal domain-containing protein — protein MPLYAWLDRRLNLKSVERTLLDEPIPGGASWIYVFGSATLFLFLLQAVTGMFLAIYYAPTPDHAYDSIQFIEEQVTFGAFVRGLHHWGASGMVVAIGLHMLQTFLYGAYKSPREVMWMVGVMLFLIVMAFAFTGYLLPWDQTAYWATQIGLNMVGTVPLVGEFLMKVMRGGEVLGALTLSRFFAAHVLFLPAIVVAMIAAHLFILRRVGPAGPWTDERAALGRETFYPRQVYMDAVVMLIVFVVLAGLSLLLPFPLTDKANPPDTSFVPVPEWYFLFYYELLKYVHGPLEPLATWVLPMVVILGLFFWPFIDRNPVRNPVKRPAALVSGLLFLLVVFSLLGISLKNLYAVPRVDPAVARGHALYAQFGCVGCHLIHGEGGAVGPDLSYVGDKRPERAWHLKHFRDPQSVSPGSFMPKFPLDEKQLEDLTSYMLSLKLTPS, from the coding sequence ATGCCACTGTATGCATGGCTTGACCGCCGCTTAAATCTTAAGTCGGTCGAACGGACTCTGCTCGATGAGCCGATTCCCGGTGGCGCGAGCTGGATCTATGTGTTCGGCTCGGCCACGCTCTTTCTCTTCCTGCTCCAAGCCGTCACCGGCATGTTTCTCGCCATCTATTATGCGCCGACGCCGGATCACGCCTACGACAGTATTCAGTTTATAGAAGAACAGGTCACATTCGGCGCATTCGTGCGCGGGCTGCACCATTGGGGCGCCTCGGGGATGGTGGTCGCGATCGGACTGCATATGCTCCAGACCTTTTTGTATGGGGCCTACAAGTCGCCTCGCGAAGTGATGTGGATGGTCGGCGTGATGCTCTTTCTCATCGTGATGGCGTTTGCCTTCACCGGGTATCTGCTGCCGTGGGATCAGACGGCCTATTGGGCGACCCAGATCGGGCTCAATATGGTGGGGACGGTGCCGCTGGTCGGAGAGTTCTTGATGAAGGTCATGCGGGGCGGGGAGGTCTTGGGGGCTCTTACGCTGTCCCGGTTCTTTGCCGCCCATGTGTTGTTCCTGCCGGCGATCGTGGTCGCCATGATCGCCGCGCATCTCTTCATTTTACGCCGCGTGGGCCCAGCCGGGCCCTGGACCGATGAGCGAGCGGCGCTCGGCCGCGAGACGTTTTATCCGCGGCAGGTCTATATGGACGCCGTCGTCATGCTGATCGTATTTGTCGTGCTTGCTGGTCTCTCGCTGCTGCTGCCCTTTCCTCTGACCGACAAGGCGAACCCCCCCGACACCAGTTTCGTGCCGGTGCCGGAATGGTATTTCCTCTTCTATTACGAATTACTGAAATACGTGCATGGGCCGCTGGAGCCGCTGGCGACCTGGGTGCTGCCGATGGTTGTGATCCTTGGCCTCTTCTTCTGGCCCTTCATCGACAGGAATCCGGTGCGCAATCCGGTTAAGCGTCCCGCGGCGCTGGTCTCCGGGCTGCTGTTTCTTCTCGTGGTCTTTTCACTGTTGGGCATCTCGCTCAAGAATTTGTATGCCGTGCCGCGGGTGGATCCGGCTGTCGCGCGCGGGCACGCGCTCTATGCCCAGTTCGGCTGCGTCGGCTGTCATCTCATTCATGGTGAAGGTGGCGCTGTGGGGCCTGACCTGTCCTACGTCGGCGACAAGAGGCCTGAACGAGCATGGCATCTCAAGCATTTCCGGGATCCTCAATCGGTATCGCCCGGGTCGTTCATGCCGAAATTTCCGCTGGATGAGAAGCAACTCGAGGATCTGACGAGTTATATGCTGAGCCTCAAGCTGACCCCGTCCTAA
- a CDS encoding c-type cytochrome, whose protein sequence is MMWLLSMVFGMTMLVSCAGETARVKTEEFQGTDRTDSAAIEFAPPSPETIPGSRLGEQIRLGYEIVVNTQEYGRPYVGNRLNCTNCHLDGGLNPNAASFVGLASVYPLYRSRNAKVNTLADRVNECFERSLNGRALPPDSSKMQAIVAYITWLSEGVPQGATIPWRGLEHIASRRPLDPANGKKIFTNKCAYCHGSDGLGTMAAPPVWGPQSYSIAAGMARVSVAAAFIKSNMPRMQGWTLSDDDAYDVAAFINAQPRPDFPGKTNDWPKGGKPKDSPY, encoded by the coding sequence ATGATGTGGCTGTTGTCGATGGTTTTCGGGATGACCATGCTCGTGAGCTGTGCCGGCGAGACGGCTCGGGTGAAGACCGAGGAGTTTCAGGGGACAGATCGAACCGACAGTGCCGCGATCGAGTTCGCTCCGCCTTCCCCCGAAACCATTCCAGGCAGTCGGCTCGGCGAACAGATCCGGTTGGGCTATGAGATTGTCGTCAATACTCAGGAATATGGCCGGCCCTATGTCGGCAATCGGCTGAACTGCACGAACTGTCACCTTGACGGCGGCCTCAATCCGAACGCGGCCTCATTCGTCGGTCTTGCGTCAGTCTATCCCCTGTACCGCTCCCGCAACGCGAAGGTGAATACGCTCGCCGATCGCGTCAACGAATGTTTTGAACGGAGCCTCAACGGGCGAGCCCTTCCACCGGACAGTTCCAAGATGCAGGCTATCGTGGCCTATATCACCTGGCTTTCTGAGGGCGTCCCGCAAGGCGCGACCATTCCCTGGAGGGGTCTCGAGCACATTGCCTCACGGAGGCCACTCGATCCGGCCAACGGGAAAAAGATATTTACGAACAAATGCGCCTACTGTCACGGCTCCGACGGTTTGGGAACGATGGCCGCGCCGCCGGTCTGGGGACCGCAGTCCTATAGCATTGCCGCAGGGATGGCGCGGGTGAGCGTGGCCGCAGCCTTCATCAAATCGAACATGCCGCGCATGCAGGGGTGGACCCTGTCGGACGACGATGCGTACGACGTTGCCGCATTTATCAATGCCCAGCCGCGACCGGATTTTCCCGGCAAAACGAATGACTGGCCGAAAGGCGGCAAGCCGAAAGATTCACCATACTAA
- a CDS encoding OsmC family protein: MKLTVAYHGGMRYDITSGGHRIVTDQPVDDGGQDAGMGPVELFVGSVASCVGYFVGQFCARHDIPRDGLRVDAEWTMAEGPHRVGAIALAIHLPHRLTPDLKERLLKVAHACTVHQSLAGAPNVAITLNPHSHAGSQPSGGTNTL; encoded by the coding sequence ATGAAACTGACCGTGGCATACCATGGTGGGATGCGTTACGACATCACGAGCGGCGGACATCGTATCGTCACAGATCAACCGGTAGACGACGGCGGGCAGGATGCCGGGATGGGTCCCGTCGAGCTGTTTGTCGGATCGGTGGCCAGTTGCGTCGGGTATTTTGTCGGACAGTTCTGCGCGCGCCACGATATTCCTCGGGACGGACTGAGAGTCGATGCCGAGTGGACGATGGCCGAGGGCCCGCATCGTGTCGGCGCGATTGCTCTGGCGATCCATCTTCCTCATCGCCTGACGCCGGATCTCAAAGAACGTCTTTTGAAAGTTGCGCATGCCTGCACCGTCCATCAGTCGCTGGCAGGTGCGCCGAACGTAGCGATTACGCTGAATCCTCATAGCCATGCTGGGAGTCAGCCATCGGGAGGCACAAATACTCTATGA
- a CDS encoding sulfite oxidase encodes MTISRRSLLGRLLQGLGAAVIVSRHVPVVLAAREELARNESGPLTVHVTRPFDAETPVREFRPFLTPNHRFFVRSHFGPPPPDAITEANWTLRIGGLVERSQSFTLKDLRQLDAVTITAVVQCSGNGRAFHRPKVPGVQWERGAVGNAEWTGVRLRDLLAKAGVQACAHHVQFQGADRPVVAAVPLFTRSIPLEKAIHPDTILAYEMNGRPLPLLHGAPLRVITPGWMADSCIKWLTEITVRQDEAQGYYMQTAYRYPTRPVVPGEAIAASDLKPVEEMVVKSLIAAPQEGESVKSGPVTIQGMAWSGEAKVVKVDLSFDEGKTWESARLVGEDRPYAWRQWQLVWKAKTAGTFTILCRATDAHGEQQPATTPWSPSGFLWNGWDRVTVTVSA; translated from the coding sequence ATGACTATCTCGCGGCGTTCATTGCTCGGACGGCTGCTTCAAGGGCTTGGTGCCGCCGTCATCGTCAGTCGTCATGTTCCTGTTGTCCTGGCAGCCAGGGAAGAGTTGGCCCGGAACGAATCGGGACCGTTGACGGTCCATGTGACCAGGCCCTTCGATGCCGAAACGCCGGTGCGCGAATTCAGACCGTTCCTGACACCCAACCATCGCTTCTTTGTGCGGAGTCACTTCGGCCCGCCGCCGCCTGACGCCATCACCGAGGCCAATTGGACACTTCGCATCGGCGGCCTGGTTGAACGGTCACAGAGTTTCACGCTGAAGGACCTGCGTCAGCTGGACGCTGTGACCATCACCGCCGTGGTGCAATGCAGCGGCAACGGTCGGGCATTTCACCGACCCAAGGTCCCCGGCGTGCAATGGGAGCGTGGTGCCGTCGGGAATGCCGAATGGACCGGGGTGCGGCTGCGGGATCTCTTGGCGAAGGCCGGGGTTCAAGCCTGCGCGCATCACGTGCAGTTCCAGGGAGCGGATCGGCCTGTCGTAGCCGCTGTGCCGCTCTTTACCAGAAGTATTCCTCTGGAGAAAGCGATTCATCCTGATACGATTCTCGCCTATGAAATGAACGGGCGTCCCTTGCCGCTGTTACATGGCGCGCCATTGCGAGTGATTACGCCTGGCTGGATGGCCGACTCCTGCATCAAGTGGCTGACGGAGATCACGGTGCGCCAAGATGAAGCCCAGGGGTACTACATGCAAACGGCCTATCGCTATCCAACGAGACCGGTTGTTCCTGGCGAGGCCATCGCCGCAAGCGATCTCAAGCCGGTGGAGGAGATGGTTGTGAAGTCGCTCATTGCCGCGCCACAAGAAGGTGAGTCGGTGAAGTCCGGTCCCGTCACTATTCAAGGCATGGCCTGGAGTGGTGAGGCGAAGGTCGTGAAGGTCGACCTGTCGTTTGACGAGGGGAAGACGTGGGAGTCGGCGAGGCTGGTAGGCGAAGATCGCCCCTACGCATGGAGACAATGGCAGTTGGTCTGGAAGGCGAAGACGGCAGGCACATTCACGATTCTCTGTCGTGCGACGGATGCCCATGGCGAGCAGCAGCCGGCAACCACTCCCTGGAGTCCCAGCGGGTTTTTGTGGAATGGGTGGGATCGCGTGACCGTGACGGTGTCGGCGTGA
- a CDS encoding c-type cytochrome has translation MAGLAVVTAAQEDDLATVSVALAPRAEGLIIARCSVCHSPDLITQQRLPRERWEATVEKMKHWGAEISKDEADLLVRFLSARYHPGAPDHLPPLESEMRKAEPFTQDPAAEGPVTGVAARGAGLFEHNCQACHGAGATGGMGPKLAKNQILKHEDLFWDTVLHGRGPMPAWGSVLSHQEIADIHAWLSTK, from the coding sequence ATGGCGGGTCTGGCCGTTGTGACGGCGGCGCAGGAGGACGATTTGGCCACGGTGAGTGTTGCATTGGCACCCCGCGCAGAGGGATTGATCATCGCACGCTGTTCCGTCTGCCACAGTCCTGATCTCATTACCCAGCAGCGATTGCCAAGAGAGCGATGGGAAGCCACGGTCGAGAAAATGAAACATTGGGGTGCGGAGATCTCCAAGGACGAGGCTGATCTGCTCGTGCGGTTTCTCTCAGCGCGGTATCATCCCGGCGCACCGGATCACCTCCCGCCGCTTGAAAGTGAAATGAGGAAGGCGGAGCCGTTCACGCAGGACCCGGCAGCTGAAGGTCCGGTCACAGGAGTCGCGGCCCGGGGCGCCGGTCTCTTCGAACATAATTGCCAGGCCTGTCATGGGGCTGGAGCCACGGGCGGGATGGGGCCGAAGCTGGCGAAGAATCAAATTTTGAAACATGAGGACTTGTTCTGGGACACGGTCCTGCATGGACGAGGGCCGATGCCGGCCTGGGGCTCGGTGCTGAGCCATCAAGAGATTGCGGATATTCATGCCTGGTTATCGACCAAGTAG
- a CDS encoding c-type cytochrome — protein sequence MNVRKGVMVGGALLTLVGLMSAPRMLFGSDQVRAKELVQNTCAGCHRVEGAPLSRLEKKAPDLIGVGSKFKHEWLVSWLAGKEPPLYAKSYRWDQSQTPQPHMAISQTDAEEVAKLLETEFLDPKVTAGAIDMATFSKQEAAFGEKIFREHACIGCHQVREGDKTMGGPQSTSMAEAGKRLKADWIYRFNSNPPDYVPHSGEFVGDVSALGLRYVTGYIATRGWDDFHYYEPWKSEPFGHASPDRGKVIYKEYCAQCHGATGKGDGPAASGLDPKPAIHANIPFEKVPIDYLYNVIYYGGKAVGKSPTMPYWGLTIGQQGVADVMAYLKVTFKGAPEAASAPGVGASGACVQSRKTSKAPDEFLAKTNPLPASAGTIEAGKALFLKTAQPVACAMCHGNHGDGKGFMGAALVPPPRNFTCGAMMKDLPDGQLFWIIKNGSPGTGMMSFAGLPDEQVWQLIHYIRSLAK from the coding sequence ATGAACGTAAGAAAAGGTGTGATGGTCGGAGGGGCGCTGCTCACGCTGGTGGGGCTGATGTCTGCCCCGCGGATGCTGTTCGGAAGCGATCAGGTCCGGGCGAAGGAACTGGTGCAGAACACCTGCGCTGGATGCCATCGGGTAGAAGGGGCTCCTTTGTCCCGCCTGGAGAAGAAAGCACCGGATCTGATTGGAGTCGGCAGCAAGTTCAAACACGAATGGCTGGTCAGCTGGCTGGCGGGCAAAGAGCCTCCTCTATACGCGAAGAGTTATCGTTGGGATCAGTCACAGACTCCTCAACCCCATATGGCCATTTCCCAGACGGATGCGGAAGAGGTGGCCAAGCTTCTTGAAACCGAATTTCTGGATCCCAAAGTGACGGCAGGTGCGATCGACATGGCTACGTTCAGCAAACAGGAAGCCGCGTTCGGTGAAAAAATCTTCAGGGAACATGCCTGTATCGGCTGTCATCAAGTACGCGAAGGCGACAAAACTATGGGCGGCCCGCAAAGCACCTCAATGGCAGAGGCCGGCAAACGGCTCAAAGCCGATTGGATTTATCGGTTCAATTCCAATCCTCCGGACTATGTGCCGCACAGTGGCGAATTTGTAGGTGATGTGAGCGCCTTGGGTTTGCGTTATGTGACGGGTTACATCGCCACCAGAGGATGGGACGATTTTCACTATTACGAGCCCTGGAAGAGCGAACCGTTCGGTCACGCAAGTCCGGATCGCGGCAAGGTGATTTATAAGGAATATTGTGCCCAATGTCATGGCGCAACAGGGAAGGGTGATGGCCCGGCCGCATCGGGATTGGATCCGAAGCCGGCGATTCACGCAAATATTCCGTTTGAGAAGGTGCCGATCGACTATTTGTACAACGTGATCTATTACGGCGGGAAGGCAGTGGGGAAATCACCCACGATGCCCTATTGGGGCCTCACCATCGGACAGCAAGGCGTTGCCGATGTCATGGCCTATTTGAAGGTGACCTTCAAGGGTGCGCCTGAAGCGGCCTCTGCTCCGGGCGTCGGGGCCTCGGGCGCCTGTGTGCAATCGCGCAAGACGTCGAAGGCCCCGGATGAATTCCTGGCCAAGACGAATCCGCTTCCCGCATCTGCCGGGACGATCGAGGCAGGAAAGGCCTTGTTTCTCAAGACGGCACAGCCCGTCGCCTGCGCGATGTGCCACGGCAATCACGGAGACGGAAAGGGATTCATGGGCGCGGCCTTAGTGCCGCCACCGAGAAACTTCACGTGCGGCGCGATGATGAAGGACCTTCCTGACGGTCAACTGTTCTGGATCATCAAAAACGGATCGCCCGGAACCGGCATGATGTCCTTTGCCGGCTTGCCGGATGAGCAGGTCTGGCAGTTGATTCACTACATTCGTTCACTAGCCAAGTAA
- a CDS encoding DsrE family protein — MATFIISGSRGTDDPTMATLPFMAAKVAKEQGHDVVLWLWNESVALGRKGTAEHVTGVNLTPLKDLLAAVQAANIPIWVCGACAVARQIGVGELVSGATIKGMGDYIKAVAERDRNVAF, encoded by the coding sequence ATGGCAACATTTATTATTTCAGGAAGCCGGGGCACGGACGATCCCACGATGGCGACCTTGCCATTCATGGCTGCGAAGGTTGCGAAGGAGCAGGGGCACGATGTCGTGCTCTGGCTCTGGAACGAATCCGTGGCGCTTGGACGCAAGGGGACTGCAGAGCATGTAACGGGAGTCAATCTGACGCCATTGAAAGACTTGCTGGCTGCTGTGCAGGCGGCGAATATTCCCATCTGGGTCTGCGGAGCCTGCGCCGTGGCACGGCAGATCGGCGTGGGAGAGCTCGTTTCTGGCGCCACGATCAAAGGTATGGGAGACTATATCAAGGCCGTAGCCGAACGTGACCGCAACGTGGCGTTCTGA
- the ppk2 gene encoding polyphosphate kinase 2, whose product MVPREGDGYPSPGSGSAGQGLGRIGEPGHALTEDDLRRVNTRKGLIQLLETKVVDIGEVRKTLLYEEELRQLQVELVKLQLWVQRQGERIAVLVEGRDAAGKGGTIRRFTEHLNPRAMRVVALPKPTDEERGQWYFQRYIRQLPNKGEIVFFDRSWYNRAVVEPVMGFCSKKEHQRFLQQVTEFEHMLYEDGVTMIKFWFSISKAEQEKRFEARRQNPLKQWKLSPVDEKAQELWDSYTRYKEEMFGKTHTTYSPWIIVKANDKQAARLESLRHVLNLLPYKGKEDAPIRLTPDPNVITRFHRKMVELDL is encoded by the coding sequence ATGGTGCCGCGTGAAGGGGATGGATATCCTTCGCCGGGCAGCGGGTCCGCCGGACAGGGGCTCGGACGTATCGGCGAACCGGGCCATGCCTTGACTGAGGATGATCTGAGGCGGGTCAATACGAGAAAAGGTCTTATTCAGCTCCTCGAAACCAAAGTGGTCGATATCGGAGAGGTGCGCAAGACGCTGTTGTATGAAGAAGAGCTGCGGCAGTTACAGGTTGAATTGGTCAAGCTGCAACTGTGGGTTCAGCGCCAGGGGGAACGGATTGCCGTCCTCGTCGAGGGTCGCGATGCAGCGGGGAAGGGCGGCACCATCCGTCGGTTCACCGAGCATTTGAATCCTCGCGCCATGCGGGTGGTTGCGTTGCCGAAACCCACGGACGAAGAACGGGGCCAATGGTACTTTCAGCGGTATATCCGCCAGTTGCCCAACAAGGGCGAGATCGTGTTCTTCGACCGCAGCTGGTACAACCGCGCGGTGGTTGAACCGGTGATGGGGTTCTGCAGCAAGAAGGAACATCAGCGGTTTTTGCAGCAGGTCACAGAGTTCGAGCACATGCTGTATGAAGACGGCGTGACCATGATTAAGTTCTGGTTCTCCATCTCCAAAGCAGAGCAGGAGAAGCGATTCGAGGCGCGCCGGCAGAATCCGCTCAAGCAATGGAAGCTGAGCCCGGTCGATGAGAAGGCGCAAGAACTGTGGGACTCCTACACGCGCTACAAAGAAGAGATGTTCGGGAAGACGCACACGACCTATAGCCCTTGGATCATCGTCAAGGCTAACGACAAGCAGGCGGCGCGATTGGAGAGCCTCCGGCATGTGTTGAACTTGCTGCCGTATAAAGGTAAAGAGGATGCGCCGATTCGCCTGACGCCGGATCCCAATGTGATTACCCGATTCCACCGCAAGATGGTGGAATTGGACTTGTGA
- a CDS encoding DUF2231 domain-containing protein — protein sequence MHPIHPIVVHFPIALLCASVAFDALASRWPTGGLRETSLYTLLAGVVTAALAVVTGGMEEELAERAGAPESVLELHESLGTVTLVVFGALLGLRLAMRWGWFNEIPSLTLGLGAIGIVILTLTGYWGGELVYTYGIGVKAVMSPVTP from the coding sequence ATGCATCCGATTCATCCGATCGTGGTCCATTTTCCCATTGCGCTGTTGTGTGCCAGCGTGGCGTTCGATGCCCTTGCCTCTCGCTGGCCGACCGGAGGTCTTCGAGAAACAAGCCTCTATACCTTACTCGCCGGTGTCGTGACTGCGGCGCTGGCGGTGGTGACGGGCGGAATGGAGGAGGAGCTGGCCGAGCGGGCCGGTGCGCCGGAATCGGTCCTTGAACTCCACGAGAGTCTGGGCACGGTCACGCTGGTCGTGTTCGGCGCGCTATTGGGGCTGCGTCTCGCCATGCGGTGGGGATGGTTCAATGAAATCCCTTCTCTCACGCTCGGCCTTGGTGCGATCGGGATCGTCATCCTGACTCTGACAGGCTATTGGGGCGGCGAACTCGTCTATACCTATGGAATCGGTGTGAAAGCCGTGATGTCCCCGGTGACTCCCTAA
- a CDS encoding c-type cytochrome — protein MKTGMVMALVTVAALALPAWAAERPMMQPRVPADKLAEARALTSPLTSSPEIVAQGKALYNGKGTCFNCHGKDGDGNGPVAAQLDPSPRNFQHHGFWRHRTEGEIFWVIKHGSPGTSMIGFDGQLTDEEVWTIMQYERSFGGEHGPGMMGHGEGRGSMMGPGGGMGGMEHRGPRGGMGGCEGEACGR, from the coding sequence ATGAAGACGGGTATGGTTATGGCGCTGGTCACTGTAGCGGCTCTTGCCCTCCCTGCCTGGGCCGCCGAACGGCCTATGATGCAGCCGCGGGTGCCGGCTGACAAGTTGGCCGAAGCTCGCGCATTGACGAGCCCCTTGACGAGTTCCCCGGAGATCGTTGCGCAAGGCAAGGCGCTCTACAACGGCAAGGGCACCTGCTTCAACTGTCATGGGAAAGACGGAGACGGTAATGGGCCGGTGGCGGCTCAGTTGGATCCTTCGCCTCGCAATTTCCAACACCATGGATTCTGGCGCCATCGTACGGAAGGCGAAATCTTCTGGGTGATCAAGCATGGCTCCCCCGGCACCAGCATGATTGGATTTGACGGGCAACTGACGGACGAAGAAGTCTGGACCATCATGCAGTACGAGCGTAGTTTCGGCGGCGAGCATGGTCCGGGCATGATGGGTCATGGAGAAGGCAGGGGCTCCATGATGGGACCGGGCGGTGGCATGGGCGGCATGGAACATCGTGGACCGAGAGGCGGCATGGGCGGTTGTGAAGGCGAAGCCTGCGGCCGGTAA
- a CDS encoding response regulator translates to MQTTRIYIVEDEALIAMEISDRLTQLGYDICGRAARGEQALEEIPRTHPDIVLMDIRLAGELTGTETAARLRKRLDVPVVFLTAFSDDSLLKEAIDTEPFGYLVKPFEERELHATLQAALYRHRLQHQRMHDRKLENQLQIAGSIAHEFNNLLQVITGHLTLSRMALQEDHRGIARNLDEAMRAAQTAADITSRLFVYTGKSHIGLKLTNLNEIVQTYSAALPLPREATSRLQLHLGDGIPSIMANDQQIRQLLDQLVTNSVEAIGATPGTIQLSTGTMECDEEQLSHSYLEGTTCPGTFAYLEVEDDGCGMDDAALQRAFDLFFSTKFLGRGLGLPSVRGIVQSHGGGLLATSNPGQGTKVRILFPIPETPPAATSLPRPQ, encoded by the coding sequence ATGCAGACGACACGCATCTACATCGTGGAAGACGAAGCGCTGATCGCCATGGAGATCAGCGATCGCTTGACACAACTAGGCTACGACATCTGCGGTCGAGCGGCACGCGGCGAGCAGGCGTTGGAGGAGATTCCACGGACCCACCCCGATATCGTGCTGATGGACATCCGTCTGGCCGGTGAATTGACCGGGACCGAAACAGCCGCCCGCTTACGCAAGCGTCTCGACGTGCCGGTCGTGTTCCTGACCGCCTTCTCCGATGACTCGTTGCTCAAGGAAGCCATCGACACTGAGCCGTTCGGATATCTCGTCAAACCCTTCGAAGAGCGCGAATTACACGCGACTCTCCAGGCAGCACTCTACCGGCACCGCCTGCAGCACCAACGCATGCACGATCGAAAGTTGGAAAACCAGCTACAGATAGCCGGCAGCATCGCCCACGAGTTCAATAATCTGCTTCAAGTCATCACAGGCCATCTGACCCTGTCTCGAATGGCCTTGCAGGAGGACCATCGAGGCATAGCCAGGAACCTCGACGAAGCCATGCGGGCCGCGCAAACCGCCGCGGATATCACCAGCAGGTTGTTCGTCTACACCGGGAAATCACACATCGGACTCAAGCTGACCAATCTCAATGAGATTGTGCAGACGTACTCTGCGGCTCTCCCGCTTCCTCGCGAGGCCACCAGTCGTCTGCAGCTACACCTGGGTGATGGGATTCCATCTATCATGGCCAACGACCAACAAATACGGCAGCTCCTTGACCAATTGGTCACCAACAGTGTCGAGGCCATCGGCGCCACCCCGGGAACCATTCAACTCAGCACAGGGACGATGGAGTGCGACGAAGAACAGCTCTCCCATAGCTATCTGGAAGGCACCACGTGCCCTGGGACGTTCGCCTATCTGGAGGTGGAGGATGACGGATGCGGCATGGATGACGCCGCCCTTCAACGGGCCTTTGACCTGTTCTTTAGCACCAAGTTCCTGGGCCGTGGGCTTGGCTTGCCATCCGTCCGTGGGATCGTGCAGTCGCATGGGGGCGGTCTCTTAGCCACCAGTAACCCCGGACAGGGCACCAAGGTTCGCATCCTCTTCCCAATCCCGGAGACGCCACCAGCAGCCACATCACTCCCGCGCCCCCAATAG